A genomic stretch from Hemicordylus capensis ecotype Gifberg chromosome 5, rHemCap1.1.pri, whole genome shotgun sequence includes:
- the LOC128327691 gene encoding uncharacterized protein LOC128327691 isoform X3: MGGCWSWVNCRSHPEAEPKDEDEDEEGAQTGHPRNPTHVAPCPGGPMLHHFLGDPLREEPNEATLVPGPLPEPHVPTDFLEEELNEETSILGSLPEPHVPTDVLEEELNEETSMPGSLPEPHIPTDILEQESNDILGEEPNEATLVPGPLPILCVPTDILGKEVNEETSKPGPLPGPHITNGILREELNEATSVPGSLSGPLISTDILEETLNEETLMPGSLLGPHITNDILGEKVNEETSVPGPSIPTGTPKEAAFVSEPLPEPSIADNYLEQEVEILKGLQLDYVQRQMRVHRISQQFPRSLQAINLQIGHTRTRLIRSEVWLQRWGKEGDQALMPVIQTASHDDPAGPAECLRPPGSGSSLSSASLEAKETSAAARNVCKTSRH, from the exons atgggtggctgctggtcatgggtgaactgtag gtctcacccagaggcagaaccaaa ggatgaagatgaagatgaagagggggcacagactg gtcatcccagaaatccGACCCATGTTGCCCCGTGTCCTGGGGgacccatgttgcaccattttctgggggaccCTCTGAGGGAAGAGCCCAATGAGGCAACCTTGGTGCCAGGACCCCTTCCAGAACCTCACGTCCCCACAGAttttctggaggaagagctcaatgaggaaacctcaatcctaggatcccttccagaacctcacGTCCCCACAGAtgttctggaggaagagctcaatgaggaaacctcaatgccaggatcccttccagaacctcacatccccactgatattctggagcaagagtccaatgacattctgggggaagagcccaatgaGGCAACCTTGGTGCCAGGACCCCTTCCAATACTCTGTGTCcccactgacattctggggaaagaggtcaatgaggaaacctcaaagccaggacctcttccaggacctcacatcaccaatggtATTCTGAGAGAAGAGCTCAACGAGGCAACTTCAGTGCCAGGATCTCTTTCAGGGCCTCTCATTTccactgatattctggaggaaACGCTCAATGAGGAAACCTTGATGCCAGGATCCCTTCTaggacctcacatcaccaatgacattctgggggaaaaggtcaatgaggaaacctcagtgccgggtccttccatccccactggcactccaaaggaagcagcttttgtgtcagagcccttaccagagccttccattgctgacAATTATCTTGAGCAAGAAGTAGAAATCCTCAAAGGATTACAGCTTGACTATGTCCAGCGGC aaatgAGGGTTCACcgcatttcccaacagttccctcgttctctccaggccatcaacctgcaaattggacacacacggacaaggctcatccgcagtgaagtttggctgcagcggtggggaaaggaag gtgACCAAGCTCTGATGCCTGTAATTCAGACAGCTTCTcatg atgacCCTGCAGGCCCTGCTGAATGTCTCCGCCCCCCTGGGTCTGGTTCATCATTATCTTCTGCCTCGCTGGAA gccaaagagacctccgcagctgccaggaatgtttgcaaaacctcaaggcactga
- the LOC128327691 gene encoding uncharacterized protein LOC128327691 isoform X2, with product MGGCWSWVNCRDEDEDEEGAQTGHPRNPTHVAPCPGGPMLHHFLGDPLREEPNEATLVPGPLPEPHVPTDFLEEELNEETSILGSLPEPHVPTDVLEEELNEETSMPGSLPEPHIPTDILEQESNDILGEEPNEATLVPGPLPILCVPTDILGKEVNEETSKPGPLPGPHITNGILREELNEATSVPGSLSGPLISTDILEETLNEETLMPGSLLGPHITNDILGEKVNEETSVPGPSIPTGTPKEAAFVSEPLPEPSIADNYLEQEVEILKGLQLDYVQRQMRVHRISQQFPRSLQAINLQIGHTRTRLIRSEVWLQRWGKEGDQALMPVIQTASHDDPAGPAECLRPPGSGSSLSSASLEVGSIPPSTSTSTSSFLLHPSPPPPPSPPPLEPDLSNVKETLQSLMDLQFHQLNDRQRDLRSCQECLQNLKALRGQLQRLRSRLARVEATMGILVPLRELDVDEEKEKDKNQTVLHT from the exons atgggtggctgctggtcatgggtgaactgtag ggatgaagatgaagatgaagagggggcacagactg gtcatcccagaaatccGACCCATGTTGCCCCGTGTCCTGGGGgacccatgttgcaccattttctgggggaccCTCTGAGGGAAGAGCCCAATGAGGCAACCTTGGTGCCAGGACCCCTTCCAGAACCTCACGTCCCCACAGAttttctggaggaagagctcaatgaggaaacctcaatcctaggatcccttccagaacctcacGTCCCCACAGAtgttctggaggaagagctcaatgaggaaacctcaatgccaggatcccttccagaacctcacatccccactgatattctggagcaagagtccaatgacattctgggggaagagcccaatgaGGCAACCTTGGTGCCAGGACCCCTTCCAATACTCTGTGTCcccactgacattctggggaaagaggtcaatgaggaaacctcaaagccaggacctcttccaggacctcacatcaccaatggtATTCTGAGAGAAGAGCTCAACGAGGCAACTTCAGTGCCAGGATCTCTTTCAGGGCCTCTCATTTccactgatattctggaggaaACGCTCAATGAGGAAACCTTGATGCCAGGATCCCTTCTaggacctcacatcaccaatgacattctgggggaaaaggtcaatgaggaaacctcagtgccgggtccttccatccccactggcactccaaaggaagcagcttttgtgtcagagcccttaccagagccttccattgctgacAATTATCTTGAGCAAGAAGTAGAAATCCTCAAAGGATTACAGCTTGACTATGTCCAGCGGC aaatgAGGGTTCACcgcatttcccaacagttccctcgttctctccaggccatcaacctgcaaattggacacacacggacaaggctcatccgcagtgaagtttggctgcagcggtggggaaaggaag gtgACCAAGCTCTGATGCCTGTAATTCAGACAGCTTCTcatg atgacCCTGCAGGCCCTGCTGAATGTCTCCGCCCCCCTGGGTCTGGTTCATCATTATCTTCTGCCTCGCTGGAAGttggctccatcccaccctccacctccacctccacctcttctttcctcctgcatccctctccccctcctcctccttccccacctcctctagagccggacctcagcaatgtgaaagaaactctgcagagtttgatggatttgcagttccatcagctgaatgacc gccaaagagacctccgcagctgccaggaatgtttgcaaaacctcaaggcactgaggggacagctCCAGAGACTGCGGAGCAGACTGGCAAGGGTGGAAGCTACTATGGGGATCCTGGTTCCTCTAAGGGAGCTGGATGTTGatgaggaaaaagagaaagacaaaaaCCAGACAGTGCTTCATACATAG
- the LOC128327691 gene encoding uncharacterized protein LOC128327691 isoform X1, giving the protein MGGCWSWVNCRSHPEAEPKDEDEDEEGAQTGHPRNPTHVAPCPGGPMLHHFLGDPLREEPNEATLVPGPLPEPHVPTDFLEEELNEETSILGSLPEPHVPTDVLEEELNEETSMPGSLPEPHIPTDILEQESNDILGEEPNEATLVPGPLPILCVPTDILGKEVNEETSKPGPLPGPHITNGILREELNEATSVPGSLSGPLISTDILEETLNEETLMPGSLLGPHITNDILGEKVNEETSVPGPSIPTGTPKEAAFVSEPLPEPSIADNYLEQEVEILKGLQLDYVQRQMRVHRISQQFPRSLQAINLQIGHTRTRLIRSEVWLQRWGKEGDQALMPVIQTASHDDPAGPAECLRPPGSGSSLSSASLEVGSIPPSTSTSTSSFLLHPSPPPPPSPPPLEPDLSNVKETLQSLMDLQFHQLNDRQRDLRSCQECLQNLKALRGQLQRLRSRLARVEATMGILVPLRELDVDEEKEKDKNQTVLHT; this is encoded by the exons atgggtggctgctggtcatgggtgaactgtag gtctcacccagaggcagaaccaaa ggatgaagatgaagatgaagagggggcacagactg gtcatcccagaaatccGACCCATGTTGCCCCGTGTCCTGGGGgacccatgttgcaccattttctgggggaccCTCTGAGGGAAGAGCCCAATGAGGCAACCTTGGTGCCAGGACCCCTTCCAGAACCTCACGTCCCCACAGAttttctggaggaagagctcaatgaggaaacctcaatcctaggatcccttccagaacctcacGTCCCCACAGAtgttctggaggaagagctcaatgaggaaacctcaatgccaggatcccttccagaacctcacatccccactgatattctggagcaagagtccaatgacattctgggggaagagcccaatgaGGCAACCTTGGTGCCAGGACCCCTTCCAATACTCTGTGTCcccactgacattctggggaaagaggtcaatgaggaaacctcaaagccaggacctcttccaggacctcacatcaccaatggtATTCTGAGAGAAGAGCTCAACGAGGCAACTTCAGTGCCAGGATCTCTTTCAGGGCCTCTCATTTccactgatattctggaggaaACGCTCAATGAGGAAACCTTGATGCCAGGATCCCTTCTaggacctcacatcaccaatgacattctgggggaaaaggtcaatgaggaaacctcagtgccgggtccttccatccccactggcactccaaaggaagcagcttttgtgtcagagcccttaccagagccttccattgctgacAATTATCTTGAGCAAGAAGTAGAAATCCTCAAAGGATTACAGCTTGACTATGTCCAGCGGC aaatgAGGGTTCACcgcatttcccaacagttccctcgttctctccaggccatcaacctgcaaattggacacacacggacaaggctcatccgcagtgaagtttggctgcagcggtggggaaaggaag gtgACCAAGCTCTGATGCCTGTAATTCAGACAGCTTCTcatg atgacCCTGCAGGCCCTGCTGAATGTCTCCGCCCCCCTGGGTCTGGTTCATCATTATCTTCTGCCTCGCTGGAAGttggctccatcccaccctccacctccacctccacctcttctttcctcctgcatccctctccccctcctcctccttccccacctcctctagagccggacctcagcaatgtgaaagaaactctgcagagtttgatggatttgcagttccatcagctgaatgacc gccaaagagacctccgcagctgccaggaatgtttgcaaaacctcaaggcactgaggggacagctCCAGAGACTGCGGAGCAGACTGGCAAGGGTGGAAGCTACTATGGGGATCCTGGTTCCTCTAAGGGAGCTGGATGTTGatgaggaaaaagagaaagacaaaaaCCAGACAGTGCTTCATACATAG